A portion of the Glycine max cultivar Williams 82 chromosome 10, Glycine_max_v4.0, whole genome shotgun sequence genome contains these proteins:
- the LOC100780396 gene encoding auxin-induced protein 22B, translating to MYYRAKIVGWPPIRSYRKNSLQENDGAGIYVKVSMDGAPYLRKIDLKVYGGYTQLLKALENMFKLTIGEYSEKEGYKGSDYAPTYEDKDGDWMLVGDVPWDMFVTSCKRLRIMKGSEARGLGCAV from the exons ATGTATTACAGGGCTAAGATAGTGGGGTGGCCACCAATCAGATCCTACAGAAAGAACAGCCTTCAGGAGAATGATGGTGCTGGGATTTATGTGAAAGTGAGCATGGATGGAGCTCCTTACCTCAGAAAGATAGACTTGAAGGTCTATGGAGGCTACACACAACTCCTCAAAGCTCTAGAAAACATGTTCAAGTTGACCATAG GTGAGTATTCTGAAAAAGAAGGTTATAAGGGATCTGACTATGCACCTACATATGAAGACAAAGATGGTGACTGGATGTTAGTTGGAGATGTTCCATGGGA CATGTTTGTGACTTCTTGCAAAAGGCTAAGAATCATGAAAGGATCAGAGGCAAGGGGTTTGGGTTGTGCTGTATGA